The Bacillota bacterium genome contains a region encoding:
- a CDS encoding glycosyltransferase family 2 protein: MAYAGVAGLCAFKDGKIVGTPFPRDNLDTNNVELRSRYRVKGDKFEVYRVDILREFPFPENLGGFVTEGLVWNRIARKYQIRCVNVIWAVVEYHPNGLSANSILLRAKHPVAASLYYEELLAWAGHGITLAHRLRAAANFDRFSMHRGNFWPFLQG; encoded by the coding sequence ATGGCGTATGCGGGCGTTGCCGGGTTATGCGCGTTCAAGGACGGAAAGATAGTCGGGACGCCTTTTCCGAGGGACAATCTGGATACCAATAACGTGGAGTTGCGATCACGATACCGAGTAAAGGGTGACAAGTTCGAGGTGTACCGTGTGGATATCTTGAGGGAGTTCCCATTTCCCGAGAACCTCGGCGGTTTTGTTACAGAGGGTCTAGTATGGAACCGGATAGCTAGAAAGTATCAGATACGGTGTGTGAACGTGATATGGGCGGTGGTGGAATATCACCCTAACGGCCTCTCGGCGAACAGCATCCTGCTGCGTGCGAAACACCCGGTTGCCGCGTCTCTATATTACGAAGAGCTCTTAGCTTGGGCGGGGCATGGGATAACCTTGGCCCATCGTCTTCGCGCTGCTGCGAATTTTGACCGGTTTAGTATGCACCGGGGTAATTTTTGGCCGTTTTTGCAGGGTA